ATACGGAGTGAATTGTTATATCGAATGATGTTATATGGAGTTTACCCTATATCTCTATTTGGCAAATAATTCCAGGgcggcagatacttttggctcCTTGTTTCATctgctattgatgctgactgtacgtgacaataatatatattcttGTAACCATTCTAGGCTTGTTTTAAGGAAAGACATTAAGTGCCATTCTTATATTCCAGATACAAGAGGTTATACTTGCCAACAAAGCAAAGCATTATGTTTTATACCATTATCAAATATATTTGATAGTCTATTATATATGGATcttaatagaatataaatcatTTGGGCAATAACATagttattcatataaataaattgttgtgCTTCAGTGGCTTCATTATTCAAATCATTCAAAGCATGCAAAcaaaaaagtatgttttttttgtttacattcattTAAGATCCGTATCAAGTAGATTATAgtgaaaaaaacaaacaacCATATGACTTTTGTTCTCACTTTAAATAGGGAAATGATTTATCAACTAAATCCAATAGGAATGTATAgccctaaaataaaatttaacacaaccggttataaatattatattgaaaaacttggtcaataaaatgtttagctttaacaatattATTCTCGAACACAAGCAAAGGCATTAGGGCGTCAACGGCGGGTCGTCTTGGCCTATCATTACATCTTCATACATTATATCACCGTTTCTCTTCAAGTTGATTTTCTGTCGGAgatattcaattaaattatactTTCTTATAATTAATACAAGTCCACAAATGACTAGGGCTAGTGTGAATATGGTAACGACAGCGGCCGTAGCGCTGTGCTTTGCCGGGTAATCATTACTCGGAGGTTCGCAATCCTTGTCTACTCTGACAAAATCGGGCAAACAATCGCATATCCTTGTGGTTTGGTTACATATTTGGTGCTCCCCAGGGCACGGTTCCAGCATCGCCGGGTTACAGGACAGGATATCATCTGTTAAAAAGAATGAACCTCTTAGGATAACGGCCCGAATAAATtgattcaattaaataattgcCTGCTACTTACCTTGCGCGCCGAAGCTATATGCAGCGTTGAATATCAGCGTCGCGATGAGATTTATCACCTTTACACTGTTGCCGCGTGTCGACTGCATCATCGTTTGGTATTTACATCACAAATTGTAACGGGAAACAATAGTTTTTGTCTACAACGGAGAACAGTCGACTCGATCGTGCAAGCAAAACAACTTGTCATCTGACTGTCAAAATTgtcacaataaaattatttgttagcAGATGCGTTTTGTTACTGCGCAgcgaaataaatatgaaatcacTTTTTTCCTAGTAATACGTCAATGTTATTATCAGAAACAGTATTTTATCATAATTGGGAATCGAAATTTTTATTATGCTGTAAACAATTGCAAATTTCCCATTGCACTCGCTCGTCGGGATCAAAAATTTGAAAGGAGGCacaaaagttaaatttaatttttaacaagcagaaacgtcttcgaacgatgctattaaacttagaataaatttaaaggtGGAAAacttactgtcttgggtgagacttgaactccagaggccgtgagttcaagtctcacccaagacagtaatttttccacttttaaatttattttgaggcACAAAAGGTTCTAACTATGCAATGACAAAACGCAATCAAAATTCACGTTTCGTTTCACGCACGACATTGTCATTTTATGCGTTTTGATTGTAATAAGCaaagcaaattaaataaaacatgtctTTTCCGTCagtcatttaatttttttgctacAAATTTTTACATAAGTTGTTGTTAGCTAATTTAGGTTTATTTTGTAGAGTCTCTACTCTACATAATCGTCTGGTTCTGCCTTTAGATATTTCATTTCCTGTCATAATCATTCggaagtttatttttgttttagccAATTATTGTAAGTcacatacaaaaataagaaCATAAAAATGCATACCTATTTAATACATGCAATGATAAACTTACAACTACCCAGCCCTAAATACTATCAGTCAAATAAGTATTTCTTTAAACTAAGTTTATTCTAGAAGCTGTATTCATCTCCTTCGCCATAAACATATTTTTCGGGAAGAATGTAATCCTTCGGGTCGTGGCCGTGTGCTTCGACGCCGCCATTGCCATCGCTGGCGCCCTCTctgaagaaaaaaaagtttgttaaaaaggtggcaaattaaaaacaaattaaagtaGATGTCAAACGTAGACTTCCGACAAAATTATGTCAATATCGcgactttttatttataaattagttaaaattaaagtgaaatatttcattaatttataaataaacaatcaaGTCATTTTAATCTCACCTCTGACGTATTAGAATACTTTCATCgctaaaataggtattttctgttttctttGCGAGGTAAGATCTCTTCGTTTTCTTATAGGGAAGGGAATTTCATCTTCCAAAGCCTCAACACTCTCTAGAAGCGATCTATAATAGAAGCGTCATTTTAAAGGCAACAAAGCATAAATAACTATTAGACTTTCTGCTGATAGCAGATTATAAAACTTATACGGGTTATTTTAACTTATCCGATCCCCATACACTCTTTGAGCCAAGGAAAGGCATATGTTATTTCTTTATCGCTCTTAGCAGCAAGAGGAATATAGAAGAATATGACCGGCGATTAGATAATAATAACCCCTTAGGTAAGTGAGctattcaatttgttaaataataagACGATGTGCAGAttacagtgccggattaaccattaagcaaaataagcacttgcttagggcaccacgtctaggggggcaccaaaatcataggaaaaaaaacgcgcaggctgcatcagcatcgcattcgtagtgtagtacttatgtacacgaaactttttgatacgtgtgcaagtacccatctaataatgaagggtcgtaagagagtgagtacacgtaagcacatctccaaccttacgaggaggccatcaaagctcatggccaaaaaatcttaccgtcgggcttgtggccaaccgattttctcgacgtagattaccgattttgtagcgtattttggtctcttgcacaccagatgtgtcggccaggccgagttgctgcagagccgcgatcctgcgacctaattgtcaaagtgtaataaagggccctgcgaaggccgaaaaacaaaagcatcttatcaagttgcgctttcgagttaaggcaaaggccgagcagtaggaggaccgtgattacataggttcgatttcaagctactcttttgcagttcggcgttaggtcttatgcgacgccaggccttctactttatgcaaactgccccactttcgcttggccatggatccaaatccatgctgtcctctttcgcagctgggctgccttgctcacacctcgccattagttgtattatatgataacgcgccgcgatctgacgctgcggacgtccagctattcatacctcgccattggtcaaattcaagccttgctttcttccagctcgacctttggcctcatccgtaagcgctgatcgaacgctccgcgcattcagccttagactttgcctttaaaaacaccttcacgatttaggccaatcaaattagatccaaaaaaatattttgaggaattaattcccagcaagctggaaattgttttaatacatttatttggtcctaaatgcgtgtaatcccagtttgatctatcccaggaggtgtgcatacattttgggatccttaggagattattttttcctttggattgccaaaccactcgatgtagaacaggggtggccaacaggtcgatcgcgatcgacccggtcgatcgcgactgttagtccagtcgatcgtggcaaggcaaaaaatataaatacgtagaccagtttcatttaaggttttaCGAAATACCAATTAcgtagatcgcacagggtttcggtaaacaggagatcttgggtctaatcaagttggccacccctgatgtagaaggaacccactatcaattacaatagcacttggtggatcagacactggtaagaaagcgttttaggattattaacatgattttaccaaaaataaaaaatgtcgaccaaatttacaatttaggtactacgaatacatattaaggtaccttaaatcaatcaatcaatcaatatattttattgcaagaacatagttaaattacatttcggatcctcagatatcaattttaataatacttgtaattagaacaaattttccgtcggccgtaccgttttcgatttacaagcaaaaaaactgaaaaagaggaaacatttatgcacacctcctggaatggagcaaactcggattacacgtatttttaggtcgaaaaaatctaattgtattggcctaattgtgacacattattatttaagaaaacgagacttattcgcgtttgattaagttctaaaattacctccaacgtcaaaataatgatgtcgactttacacagtcttctccgagaccatggggacaacgccggccttgaaacgtctggtcagaggtaattttaaaacttaccctattaagtccatttttcgtaaacaataatttgctatttaaaacatttgtggccattggtacttgttctgaaaatcaatggccaatggctaagcccctactgaagctcggcctttgccctcacatgaatgagcttcgcaggaaagctctagaggttccaaaatcctgtgcggaatactgcctatgtcttacgtcttcgcttacacttggaccatggttggcttggcctccggacttatgcgaagcacggtcttcgaatttgcttacactttaccttacctactcttggaacattaatactgcagttctgtcaatttccgtgataaaatgatgtgacggattgaaaattctattctcagaagtaatgcggtaataagcgctggtggcctagcggtaagagcgtgcgacttgcaatccggaggtcgcgggttcaaaccccggctcgtaccaatgagtttttcggaacttatgtacgaaatatcatttgatatttaccagtcgctttcggtgaaggaaaacatcgtgaggaaaccggactaatcccaacaaggcctagtttatcctctgggttggaaggtctgatggcagtcgctttcgtaaaaactagtgcctacgccaaatcttgggattagttgtcaagcggaccccaggctcccatgagccgtggcaaatgccgggacaacgcgaggaagaagaagtaatGCGGTAATAAACGTCattcaatttaccaagaaaattcaatgtaatcttgatgagggggcaccatggtctagaaatgcttagggcaccaaaatgtcttaatccggcactggcaGATTATTTCAGACGAATTCACTAGAgatccagggctataaccgcgaaaatcgaagttcgtcattgcgggcatttttctgtgtcactctaattacgtcttagtaagagtaaaagagaaagatcctcgcaatttgcgattttcgcggtaggcccgccgATGATCCGTTTCCAGTtccgtaattagagtgacagagaaaaatgcccgcaattgacgaacttcgattttcgcggttatagcccagaacATACGGCAGTGTAACCAAAGTCTTAGCCATTTATGCAGTTGACTtataggtaatttaaaaaaaataagaaactaAAACTTACTTTAACTCCTCATGAGTATGATCGTCCTTCTGTTCCCCGCTGTTTCTTTCTTCTGCCTCGTACTCCGGTTCTCTGTATTTCTCCTTCTTGGCTGTAAGCAAAAACATTAGATAAATGAAACAGCCGTAGTTTAATAACAAATAGTTTATTACAACATACCCGATTACAACAGttaggtaaattaataaaaaacttataaaatgcCTTTCTTTTTGCGCTCGTTTTAGTCTATATATGCTAGTATGGCTTGAGCCTTGAAtatacaatagggttgtttccaattttttgaaacgctcgtattacgttctatattaactaaaagttgccctaaaattcaacttttatattaaaaacggctttaaatatgttaaattaaccaaatatatttgacagatgctttcgcgcccaaaacgctctttgaaaattgtgtgacgtcacagtttacggtttgacacataactacatacgcacgtagaagatacgaactgtcaactgacatttgtcatttgttgtttatcgcataactgtcaacagtgtcaatccgagagttgtgacgagaagtcagaatcttcaatgacgtttcgagtttggtcacgtgacgtgtgccaaaagatattttaaatttaatatttacaaaaatatggtcattacaggtcccctaaaagtactttaacatgttcttataatccaaaagaatttattgggatacaaattctgccctaagatttgtagatggaaacaaccctattaatgACAGATAGGTAAACAGGGTGTTCTGCCTTTTCGTCGAAGTTTTATtgaccgaatttcacttgccaaacAACTTTTCGCAGATGATTTACTTTAGCAACCAACATTCGGCAAACTTTCAATATGACAACGTTTTACTTGGTAGAATTATAGTTAAGTAGATAATATAGTAGAttagaaggacatgatgtcttcaacagaaggacatgatgtcacgatcctcagcattgagggaccgactgaagaagaagaagattataaTTATGACTTGCAACATTTAGAAAAGGTACATTTCTTTTGCTAAATCATTCATTTGgctaaaaaaataggtacgatAACGTATAGTAATTTGACAGAGACAAGATAGGTGCGaagacgagcgaagcgaggaggtcCGTGTTAGCGACTTTTTATGCATCGAACGATGTtagattacaaaaataaacttagaTGTTTCTTATTAGACTTGCAAAGTCATTCTGATACCTAAAACATTGCGTTTTAAAAAGTGTCTTTTAAGTTGTTTTCCAAACATACAGTTATTAACTGTTATGTTGGGAAATAATACGCTATTATTATGCTGAGTTGCTACTTGATCATTCGGCGAAATAAAATTATGCGAAAAATTGGCTGGGAAATGACATTCGGCAAAATAATTTTCggcaatgatttagagaaccGTAAACAGACAAAACTTAGTTTTTCGATGTTCGCGGTGGCTTTGCTTCgatttaggtaggtaattaGCGGTGCTGCCTGTCAAGTGTCTATTTTAATGAGAAATATTATAATCTAACGgaacatattattatgtatctAACAGTGGCGGTGCGTCAGAAGTAAGCATAATTACCATGTTTTTCCCTAAATATTTGTAGAATAAAGTGTTCAGTCCCTAGGCTCCAtgtacacttgtaagttttacttacgtaagtagggacacagctatactatagagtgagagatgaatatcattatctcattctaacaaatagctttgtccttacttacgtaagtaaaacttacaagtgtaccgGCCGCCTTAAACAGAGTGCTATAATCCTAAGTTTCATAATTATTCCTTCTGACTATTTTGTAGTCAAGAAAAAAGTAATGATCAATTTTTAAAAGAACCACCTAACAAGCCGTCTAATAAACTTCCACGGCCGTGGACGCCTTATCTTCGCCGAGCGCCCCTCACCCTCCTCATTCACGGCATAATCGTCATACCCCTCCTGATAATCGTCATTTGCACTATAGTCATTAATTCCATAGCCATTATTACCTACTCTCTCGTATTGGCTGTGGCCCTGGTTATTTCCATTTGGCCCTCTATCTTTATAAACGTTGCCACCCAATGTAAGTATTCTACCGTATTGATGACTGTGCGCGCCCTGTCCGTCATCTGCCTCCCCAACCTCCTCATTATAGTCGTTAATAGCGTCACTATCGTCACCTTTTTCTCTTCTTTCGTGGTTGTGGCTGTATGCGCCCTGGTTGCCGCCATCGTCGTGTCCGAAGGAGTCTTGCTTTTCGAATTCATAGTTGTCGCCAGCCTGTAAAAAGAAAATCATTAGATACCTATAAGCTGTGTTTTTTATGAACATAATAAATAACAGTTCGATTGGGCAATTTAACACTTTTAAACCAATAAGAATAATTTTGTTCTAAAACGACAGATCCCACAAATTAGGGCAATCAtaactgggctataaccgcgaaaatagaagttcgtcaattgcgggcatttttctctgtcagtctacctacgtcttagtgagagtaaaagagaaagatacccgcaatttgcaaatttcggttttcgcgttAGGCCCTGAGTGCTCCGttacttaaatacctactgACAGCTACTTAATGAACATTTAAAGATAGGACtttgaacattaaaatatatacttatttaaatgttGTAAAGTTCAGTTAAAAGAGGGTTGAAATTAAAATGGGGTTGAAAGTTTATATTCACTTCTACGTCATTCAAGATCACATTTCATGtctcaaataaataacaaacgaGATACCCAGAGTCAAGTCCTGtactataaccgcgaaaatcaaagttcgtcaattgcgggcatttttctctgttactctaattagcgaatttcggttttcgcggtaggccccctgatacgGAACCGCACGGTCAGTATGCTAGTGAGAAAACGCTATGCACGTATAATAGCGATGTCCCGTTCGCACACTGGAGCGACGATGTCCGCGTGTATCCGCATCCGTGAAGAAGAGGTCCTTGCTTCTATCGCACCAAAAGGGTTTTTGGTGAGAGATGCCTTTCCATCCTTCTTCGGGATTTTTGGCGGTGTCTGTCGCCGCCCGTGACGACGGGTGGGTCTTTCTTGTGCCCTTCACAAAGGGCGAGGGCTTCTGGGCCGTGGTCGGCCGGAGGCCGATCATGGCTTTGTTGTTGTGTTGTCTCCTCTTCTAAAAAGAGGTGTGTGAGTGAAGAAGAGCATCATAATACCTTCTTATGGAAGCTGTCGAAGTGCTGGTATCCCTTCTTGCCGCCTCCCTCCTTCTTGCGCGAGTAGCCGATCTCGCCATCTCCCTCGTTCTCGTACGACTTGTGGTAGTCCTCGGGCTGTGTCAAAATGTTCAATACTAAGTTATAAGCTGAGCGAGAATTGcgttctgggggcctaccgcgaaaaccgaaattcgcaaattgcggggatctttctcttttactccaatgaaggcgaaattagagtggcagagaaaaatgcccgcaatttgtgaacttcgattttcgcggtagcaACTTGACAAAAACttgtcttaaaaatctaatttgcttcacaaacacagcgaagaggacaaatcgccaaaagtGAACTAATCGttaaagagttccattctgatcagcatcagcagttccacttcatcaaatttcactttttaaatgtaaatttgttgatgaaaatacaaaaatcactatatgtatgctcttcacatttgaagagttccctcgattcctcatgaatcccatcatcagaactgagttttgacaaaaacgggaccaatctgtgtatatatagattcaaacaaaaaaataattttcaaacaacttcaaccagaaatgacggagttatgaagtaaggtagaagtactagtgctcgacgctgcactagtcaccgacatgggcactttatttcatggaaatataggttaaatttgaacaacgaagatttttctgtattcgaacttaatccttgtcactttgacataaagtgcccatgtcgagtactagtgcagcgtcgagcactagtacttctaccttagcacaaaaaaaaacatgcacaCCTAATTTACagcctcctccttttgaaatcttgaagtcggttaaatatTATTCTAGTTAGGCATATTTAAGATGGCGTCGACTTcaaaaattgtaaattgtagCCCACTCACCGCCGCCGCCCGAACTTCTCTAACGTAAGACCCCACTGCCACCGTGTCATCAGCAACTTCCATGTCTTCGAGCGTTAGCGTCGGCTTACATGCTGCCAGTTGCAGCGCGGCTGCTAAAATAATGAGCTTGAACGCCATAGTGCCTGAATAATCGAAGAAAACAAATGTTTATTAATGTAGCAgccgtgcaggtcagggtctcgacgactcaaataaaacttaattattaatctatgactgacttatctaTAACAGAtttatcaatgtttttttttttcaaacattcgtTTTTGCCACAATAACTTCTGTCTGCATACAAACTTAGCCCTCGTTTTCAtctttggatattaacattattgaaaatattttgaccagattttgacacaattttttgtatatcaaccacagctaagCCCTATACGTttgatttatttcaaatttataattattattagaattaggagtatttaaatatttatatgaaatcaGTTTTTGCTCCTAATTTGTACAATAatcaagaaatttaaaaaagccAAACGTAGGtgttatatatgtaatatgggATAGATCTAAGTTAACATGCGCTGACTAAAGGTGGTTTAACATTTTGTATGTCAGTTCCGAAATACACACGATTGAGCTATCTCGGTATTACATTGCTGCTCCAGGATATACCTTAAGGACCTTTCCAGTATTCCCTATagttgggtgaatcaactttttggcgtcactcgttgccatggttacgattagttgtccaggggacaaaagttcattgaaatactgattttatggtacttaaatgtatcaaacttgcgtttttgaggtcgttataaccaatgtccataatgggccccctactaagcatgttaata
Above is a genomic segment from Cydia pomonella isolate Wapato2018A chromosome 4, ilCydPomo1, whole genome shotgun sequence containing:
- the LOC133517378 gene encoding uncharacterized protein LOC133517378 isoform X2, with amino-acid sequence MAFKLIILAAALQLAACKPTLTLEDMEVADDTVAVGSYVREVRAAAPEDYHKSYENEGDGEIGYSRKKEGGGKKGYQHFDSFHKKAGDNYEFEKQDSFGHDDGGNQGAYSHNHERREKAKKEKYREPEYEAEERNSGEQKDDHTHEELKEGASDGNGGVEAHGHDPKDYILPEKYVYGEGDEYSF
- the LOC133517378 gene encoding uncharacterized protein LOC133517378 isoform X1, with amino-acid sequence MAFKLIILAAALQLAACKPTLTLEDMEVADDTVAVGSYVREVRAAAPEDYHKSYENEGDGEIGYSRKKEGGGKKGYQHFDSFHKKAGDNYEFEKQDSFGHDDGGNQGAYSHNHERREKAKKEKYREPEYEAEERNSGEQKDDHTHEELKSLLESVEALEDEIPFPIRKRRDLTSQRKQKIPILAMKVF
- the LOC133517379 gene encoding uncharacterized protein LOC133517379; translated protein: MMQSTRGNSVKVINLIATLIFNAAYSFGAQDDILSCNPAMLEPCPGEHQICNQTTRICDCLPDFVRVDKDCEPPSNDYPAKHSATAAVVTIFTLALVICGLVLIIRKYNLIEYLRQKINLKRNGDIMYEDVMIGQDDPPLTP